One Homalodisca vitripennis isolate AUS2020 unplaced genomic scaffold, UT_GWSS_2.1 ScUCBcl_1501;HRSCAF=5211, whole genome shotgun sequence genomic window carries:
- the LOC124371482 gene encoding ubiquitin-like protein FUBI: MHVIIKMQVTVRGQKNHIIECEGNESIAFIKERVAALEQFPKELLYFYNCGTPLTDDSCVAQLQGDYSIDVTVPLLGGKVHGSLARAGKVKGQTPKVEKQEKKKKKTGRAKRRIQYNRRFVNVVQTFGRRRGPNANS, from the exons attatCAAAATGCAGGTGACGGTCAGAGGCCAGAAGAACCACATCATAGAATGTGAAGGCAATGAATCCATTGCCTTTATCAAG GAGCGAGTAGCAGCGTTGGAGCAATTTCCCAAGGAACTgctgtatttttacaattgtggTACTCCTCTGACTGATGACTCGTGTGTGGCTCAGCTACAGGGAGACTACAGCATTGATGTCACTGTTCCACTGCTTGGAG GTAAAGTCCACGGATCTTTGGCTCGTGCTGGTAAAGTAAAAGGACAAACCCCCAAG GTGGAGAAGCAggagaagaaaaagaagaagactGGACGAGCAAAAAGGAGGATCCAGTATAACAGACGATTTGTCAATGTAGTCCAGACTTTCGGTCGCAGAAGGGGACCTAATGCTAAttcataa